A part of Pararoseomonas sp. SCSIO 73927 genomic DNA contains:
- a CDS encoding ABC transporter permease subunit — protein MSASVGTGVLPAAREAGPWRIWAGGAGAGLAWLAAAAVVLAWPDMDEYGRTGLLGGIAASVGLALLLAGLAGAPGPAARLRPAGPWLVALAAGLIAWELVTAKLDLLPRPFFVAPQALLEVFTDDYAKLGESVLHSLLLLIPGYLLGAAIGFTVGVAMGWSRRVGYWAHPVLRLIGPLPATAWLPIAFFAFSTSRQASTFLIALATFFPVAVLTWSGVASVAGSFYDVARTMGARPWFLIRKVAVPAALPSVFVGLFMGLGSSFSVLVVAEMMGVKAGLGFYMQWSQGWAAYANVYAALLVLAGMCTGLVTLLFRVRDWKLAWQKGVVRW, from the coding sequence GTGAGCGCGAGCGTCGGGACGGGCGTCCTTCCCGCCGCGCGGGAGGCGGGCCCCTGGCGCATCTGGGCGGGCGGCGCCGGTGCGGGGCTGGCCTGGCTGGCCGCCGCCGCGGTGGTGCTGGCGTGGCCCGACATGGACGAGTATGGCCGGACCGGGCTTCTCGGCGGCATTGCCGCGTCCGTGGGGCTCGCGCTGCTGCTCGCGGGCCTCGCCGGCGCGCCCGGCCCGGCCGCGCGGCTGCGCCCGGCCGGGCCCTGGCTGGTGGCGCTGGCGGCAGGCCTGATCGCATGGGAACTCGTCACGGCGAAGCTGGACCTGCTGCCGCGCCCCTTCTTCGTGGCCCCCCAGGCCCTGCTGGAGGTCTTCACCGACGACTACGCCAAGCTCGGCGAGAGCGTGCTCCACTCCCTCCTGCTGCTGATCCCCGGCTACCTTCTCGGCGCCGCCATCGGCTTCACCGTGGGCGTTGCCATGGGCTGGTCCCGCCGCGTCGGCTACTGGGCGCACCCGGTGCTGCGGCTGATCGGCCCGCTGCCCGCAACGGCCTGGCTGCCCATCGCCTTCTTCGCCTTCTCCACCAGCCGGCAGGCCAGCACCTTCCTCATCGCGCTGGCCACCTTCTTTCCCGTGGCCGTCCTCACCTGGTCCGGCGTCGCCTCCGTCGCCGGCAGCTTCTACGACGTGGCGCGCACCATGGGCGCGCGCCCCTGGTTCCTCATCCGCAAGGTCGCGGTGCCCGCGGCGCTGCCCTCGGTCTTCGTCGGCCTCTTCATGGGGCTGGGCTCGTCCTTCTCCGTCCTCGTGGTGGCGGAGATGATGGGCGTGAAGGCGGGCCTGGGCTTCTACATGCAGTGGTCCCAGGGCTGGGCGGCCTACGCCAATGTCTACGCGGCGCTGCTGGTACTGGCGGGGATGTGCACGGGCCTCGTCACCCTGCTCTTCCGCGTACGGGACTGGAAGCTGGCCTGGCAGAAGGGGGTGGTGCGGTGGTGA
- a CDS encoding ABC transporter ATP-binding protein, producing the protein MVNPIGLRLRGIHHAFALKGQDLPVLEEVDLDVRPGGSVALLGPSGCGKSTLLRLVAGLEPPRRGTLEADGAPITGPDPSRVLMFQDPTLYPWRSVRGNAALGLEARGLIRAEGARVDDALRLVGLHEFAEAYPHQLSGGMAQRAALARALVNRPGLLLLDEPLGKLDSLTRLKMQEELVALWQREGFTTLLVTHDVEEALLMAERVLVFSPRPARVVSEIAVGRPFPRHRDDPHLVALRREVLETLGLREAA; encoded by the coding sequence GTGGTGAACCCGATCGGGCTGCGCCTGCGCGGCATTCATCACGCTTTCGCCCTCAAGGGGCAGGATCTGCCGGTGCTGGAGGAGGTGGACCTCGATGTCCGCCCCGGCGGCTCCGTGGCACTGCTCGGCCCCTCCGGCTGCGGCAAGTCCACCCTGCTGCGGCTGGTGGCGGGGCTGGAGCCGCCGCGGCGCGGCACGCTGGAGGCGGATGGCGCGCCGATCACCGGCCCCGATCCCTCCCGCGTGCTCATGTTCCAGGACCCCACCCTCTATCCCTGGCGCAGCGTGCGCGGGAACGCCGCGCTGGGGCTGGAGGCGCGCGGCCTGATCCGGGCGGAGGGCGCGCGGGTGGACGATGCGCTGCGCCTCGTCGGCCTCCACGAGTTCGCCGAGGCCTACCCCCACCAGCTCTCCGGCGGCATGGCGCAGCGCGCCGCCCTGGCCCGCGCCCTGGTGAACCGCCCGGGCCTGCTGCTGCTGGACGAGCCCCTGGGCAAGCTGGACAGCCTGACGCGGCTGAAGATGCAGGAGGAACTGGTCGCCCTCTGGCAGCGGGAGGGCTTCACCACGCTCCTCGTCACCCACGACGTGGAGGAGGCCCTGCTGATGGCGGAGCGCGTCCTCGTCTTCTCACCCCGCCCCGCGCGGGTGGTGTCGGAGATCGCCGTGGGCCGCCCCTTCCCCCGCCACCGGGACGACCCGCACCTCGTCGCCCTGCGGCGGGAAGTGCTGGAAACCCTGGGGCTGCGCGAGGCAGCCTGA
- a CDS encoding ABC transporter substrate-binding protein, which yields MMTTSQPGRRAILRAAGLLGAALPIGGMAAAPRIAPREMEPPFGLDPSAICRASTGTPSAAAPGERRELKLTWNANAVCTVGVPVAERTGIFERHNLKVELINFGGTTDQLLEAIATGKADAGVGMALRWLKPLESGFDVKITSGIHGGCMRLFSAGNSEFRTLESLKGKAIGVSDMAAPDKNFFSILLAQKGIDPLRDVTWRQFPADLLGVALQRGEVQAFALGDPLAWMFRERDGLHEISNNLQGEYAGRACCVLGVRGNLIRRDRPAARALTAALLEAQEWIVANPAEAARIFAPYAKAPVDQLEAMVRDHTHHHHPAGAGLRQEIARYTEELKLVQVIRPNTDPARFAERVFADVLS from the coding sequence ATGATGACGACGTCCCAACCCGGACGGCGCGCCATCCTGCGCGCCGCGGGCCTTCTCGGCGCCGCGCTGCCGATAGGCGGCATGGCCGCCGCGCCACGCATCGCCCCGCGCGAGATGGAACCGCCCTTCGGCCTGGATCCTTCCGCCATCTGCCGCGCGAGCACCGGCACCCCGAGCGCGGCAGCGCCGGGCGAGCGGCGCGAGTTGAAGCTGACCTGGAACGCCAATGCCGTCTGCACCGTCGGCGTGCCCGTGGCGGAGAGGACCGGCATCTTCGAGCGCCATAACCTGAAGGTGGAGCTGATCAACTTTGGCGGCACCACGGACCAGCTGCTGGAGGCGATCGCGACGGGCAAGGCCGATGCCGGCGTCGGCATGGCGCTGCGCTGGCTGAAGCCGCTGGAGAGCGGCTTCGACGTGAAGATCACCAGCGGCATCCATGGCGGCTGCATGCGGCTCTTCTCCGCGGGAAACTCGGAGTTCCGCACGCTGGAGAGCCTGAAGGGCAAGGCCATCGGCGTCTCCGACATGGCCGCGCCGGACAAGAACTTCTTCTCCATCCTGCTGGCGCAGAAGGGTATCGACCCGCTGAGGGACGTGACCTGGCGGCAGTTCCCCGCGGACCTGCTCGGCGTCGCGCTGCAGCGCGGGGAGGTGCAGGCCTTTGCCCTTGGCGACCCGCTCGCCTGGATGTTCCGCGAGAGGGACGGGCTTCACGAGATCTCCAACAACCTCCAGGGCGAGTATGCCGGCCGCGCCTGCTGCGTGCTCGGCGTGCGCGGCAACCTCATCCGCCGCGACAGGCCGGCCGCCCGCGCCCTGACGGCGGCGCTGCTGGAGGCGCAGGAGTGGATTGTCGCCAACCCCGCCGAGGCCGCGCGCATCTTCGCCCCCTACGCCAAGGCGCCGGTGGATCAGCTGGAGGCGATGGTGCGCGACCACACGCACCACCACCACCCCGCGGGCGCCGGCCTGCGGCAGGAGATCGCGCGCTACACGGAGGAGCTGAAGCTGGTGCAGGTGATCCGCCCGAACACCGATCCCGCGCGCTTCGCCGAGCGCGTCTTCGCGGACGTGCTGTCGTGA